Within Trichoderma atroviride chromosome 2, complete sequence, the genomic segment AGCGTCCCGTCGCAAATCGAGATGGTAGATTCTGCCACTTAGGTGGCAAAGCCTGCTAGATATAGCTCGCTTAGCACTCGCCCTGCCCCCTAATATCAGCTCTCTCAAGTTCGTATACTGCCTTTAACCTCAATTCTTCCTCCATGCTCACATTGTCAGCGGACGTTTAGCCCAAAGCCCATAACCTCGGAGCGCTGGCAAGGGGCTAGATCTTGGCCTTTCATCTCATGGTACTGGCTGGACCTTGGAATCTGGGCCTCATAGATGAAATTGCTTGATACTTGGGGAAGCTGTTATATATATTCGCGATCCTGCTTTTGACGGTAGATTTGCTGCACCTGGAAGAGCCATTCGCAGCTGTGGATTGACTCGCAACGATATTACTGCCGAGATTATTTCTCTCCTGGATATCGCAGGCAGCCAACGCTATTGCCGATAATAATCATTTCAATCGGCCGCAAATAATTACCAAGAGCCAACCTTTTGGCACCCAAGTAAGCGCGCAGTCGAACCGAGTACTGTTTACCGCCGTACCTCTCTGCCTTTTGAAGTTTGTTATTTCATTTTTCGCCTGTACCGCCActtatcatcatcaacgaCCAATTTTTCCGAGTCGCGTTCATCCTTATTGTCGAATCTGGCTCCAAACAGTCTCCCCTCCCAGAAGGGAATAGATGTTGGACCAACGGGATCATAATTTTCGCAAATCCACGTATCATTTTTCGACTCAAATATGAGAACGCAACCCGCCAAAATGAATCAAGACCTGGAGACTGTCTTCAGAGAACTGGGCATCGCTCAGTACCTCGATACCTTTGTGGAGCAAGGCTTCGATACCTGGGATACAATTCTCGACATTCAGGAGTCTGACCTGTGGGTAGATCGATTCGGTCATGTGTTGATGAGAGGCTAACTGGATTCTCAGTGATGCTTTAGGAGTTAAACTGGGTCATCGAAGAGTATGTTCAGCAACGATTAGTTGAATCTTTGGGATATCACTAACAACAGTAAACTTGTTCAGAGACTCCAGCGGCGAATCGCAAACGCCAGGGGCATCGACCCCAGCATCTCACTGTCAACATTAAAAGCTGCCATCGAGGAAGGGAAACATGACGGTACttacaaaaaaagagagcctGGTcacaatggcgatggcagtAGTGGGCCGAAGCGCAAGTATCGCCGGCACCCCAAGGTATGGCTGGCGAAGAACAAGGTCTCGTTTGTCAAAGTTTCGCATGCTGACCGATATGGAACAGCCAGACGAGAATGCACCTGAACGTCCCATGTCCGCATATGTGCTCTTCTCAAATAGTAAGTGTATTGACTGCTGCTTTCATCGTCGCGAGGTAGGAAGCATTTGCTGACCCTTGATACTGTTGCAGGACTAAGGGAAAGCCTCAAAGGCGATCGCTCTCTCACATTTACCGAAATTGCCAAACTGGTGGGAGAGCATTGGCAGAACCTATCACTACCAGAAAGGGAGGTGTATGAAGGCCAAGCAAGACAGAGTAAAGAGCGATATTACCGAGAGATGGCGGTTTATAAAGAAACGCCAGAATATCGCAAGTATATGAAATATCTCGACGAGTTCAATGACAAGCAATCCAAACCCGGGCAACGTGTGTATATATAATTGGATCagcttttcttccatttcgaGTCGGTGCTGATTTATAACTCACTTAGGTCACGAAGACGCAAAACGAGCAAGATTAGAGCAGCATGAGCTCATGCACGATCACAACGGTTCCGGAAGTAGTATTGTCAGCGGCAGCACAGTTCTAGGCGGTTCAACTTCAACGGCGAGTGGTAACAGCAGCGTGAGAACGCAAGATAGCGAATCCCGCGAATCCCCAAATCCTCGGCAAAACAGCGTTCACTCGATATTGTCTGGCCCAGAATCACATCATCCCTCAATAGCCCCtattccatctccagcttcggcTTATTTTGAGGTCGATAACCCAAAGCGAATTAGCAATTCGGGCCACTTACGGCAAGGCTCTTCGTCGATAAGAGGTGCAGCGCAAATGATGCCACATCAAGCCGACATGccacaacagcagcagcaacatctgcCATCGCTTTCCGATATGCTGTCTAGTAGGCAAGGAAGATTAGATGCCCCGGGGATCGAGACAGTGGAACTCCCCCACGCATTCGCAACACATCACAGGCCATCAGCGTCCCAAGGAGAACACGCATTGCCGCCCGTAGCAGTATCAAGTCTCCACCACGAGTCGTCGTCAAGCGCCAGCAGTGTCCCGACGATAGCGTCGAGCAGAGGTAGCCGTAGACTGAGCGAGGGACCACTGGCAATCCATGCGCTTCTAGCAGACCAAACTCAAACGTCTCACCGTCGAGACGAAGGTCCGTTATATACATCTAGCTACGTTGCTAGTCCAGTTGATCGAGGGATATCAGCCTTTGGTCATTATCAAGGGCCTAAGGGATATGGTACCTAACCCTTGACACATGAAAAGCTTGAATAGGAATGCAGCTAATATAGGCCGCTAAGGATTTCAAACTGCGTCCTCTGCTTTGCAGAACATGAG encodes:
- a CDS encoding uncharacterized protein (EggNog:ENOG41), with product MNQDLETVFRELGIAQYLDTFVEQGFDTWDTILDIQESDLDALGVKLGHRRRLQRRIANARGIDPSISLSTLKAAIEEGKHDGTYKKREPGHNGDGSSGPKRKYRRHPKPDENAPERPMSAYVLFSNRLRESLKGDRSLTFTEIAKLVGEHWQNLSLPEREVYEGQARQSKERYYREMAVYKETPEYRKYMKYLDEFNDKQSKPGQRHEDAKRARLEQHELMHDHNGSGSSIVSGSTVLGGSTSTASGNSSVRTQDSESRESPNPRQNSVHSILSGPESHHPSIAPIPSPASAYFEVDNPKRISNSGHLRQGSSSIRGAAQMMPHQADMPQQQQQHLPSLSDMLSSRQGRLDAPGIETVELPHAFATHHRPSASQGEHALPPVAVSSLHHESSSSASSVPTIASSRGSRRLSEGPLAIHALLADQTQTSHRRDEGPLYTSSYVASPVDRGISAFGHYQGPKGYGFQTASSALQNMRVEETSDGDVLMTSADEPISIPHTYEATGLDGVNALLKAGELFDDRRS